In Deinococcus proteolyticus MRP, a single genomic region encodes these proteins:
- a CDS encoding MraY family glycosyltransferase — MLETLQGLAADLGIADPFGRGFLSVILTFFTALVFTWMFIPRLLNFALEKGWADQPNERRLNVRPLPNAGGLAIFAGFVVSLVVAWAMRPIIIQDVSIQVLAILLGGSWLVLVGFIDDQFGLSPLVRLLVQTLASALLMVNGLMIDFNAIPFFSVVPDHFNGPLSALVTWLWVVGLTNAVNLLDGVDGVVGGVAFVASMVLLVTAAQFPDRAAAVILLAGLAGATLGYLRHNFNPSHIIMGDAGSTLLGFTLASVSLLGTVKATASASVLLPLLVLALPIMDTTQVVVGRLARGIRNPLAHPDKTHIHHRVLARTASARKTALTLWALALCFGLLGMAAQGVEPVPIVVTGLGIAGLLVAVAYSRVLAHRRELDTHQPPTHQEDQR, encoded by the coding sequence ATGCTGGAGACCTTGCAGGGCCTGGCCGCCGACCTCGGAATTGCTGACCCGTTCGGGCGCGGCTTTCTCAGTGTCATCCTGACGTTTTTCACGGCGCTGGTCTTTACCTGGATGTTTATTCCCCGGCTGCTGAACTTCGCGCTGGAAAAGGGCTGGGCCGACCAGCCCAACGAGCGGCGGCTGAATGTCCGGCCGCTTCCCAATGCCGGGGGGCTGGCCATTTTCGCCGGCTTCGTGGTAAGCCTGGTGGTGGCCTGGGCCATGCGCCCCATCATCATTCAGGACGTGAGCATTCAGGTGCTGGCGATTCTGCTGGGTGGCTCGTGGCTGGTGCTGGTGGGCTTTATCGACGACCAGTTCGGCCTCTCGCCGCTGGTGCGGCTCCTGGTGCAGACCCTGGCGTCCGCCCTGCTGATGGTGAACGGCCTGATGATCGATTTCAATGCCATTCCCTTTTTCAGTGTGGTGCCTGATCACTTCAACGGCCCCCTCAGTGCGCTGGTCACCTGGCTGTGGGTGGTAGGCCTGACCAACGCGGTCAACCTGCTGGACGGAGTAGACGGCGTGGTGGGCGGCGTGGCTTTTGTGGCGAGCATGGTGCTGCTGGTCACGGCGGCGCAGTTCCCTGACCGGGCTGCCGCAGTCATTCTGCTGGCGGGCTTGGCAGGGGCCACCCTGGGCTACTTGCGGCACAATTTCAACCCCAGCCACATCATCATGGGCGACGCGGGCAGCACGCTGCTGGGCTTCACGCTGGCCTCTGTAAGCCTGCTGGGCACCGTCAAGGCCACCGCCTCGGCCAGTGTGCTGCTGCCGCTGCTGGTGCTGGCGCTGCCCATCATGGATACCACTCAGGTGGTGGTGGGCCGGCTGGCCCGCGGCATCCGCAATCCGCTGGCCCATCCCGACAAGACGCACATTCATCACCGCGTTCTGGCCCGCACCGCCAGCGCCCGCAAGACCGCCCTGACGCTCTGGGCGCTGGCGCTGTGCTTCGGCCTGCTGGGCATGGCCGCGCAGGGCGTGGAACCGGTGCCCATCGTGGTGACGGGGCTGGGCATCGCCGGGTTGCTGGTCGCCGTGGCCTACAGCCGCGTGCTGGCCCACCGGCGCGAGCTGGACACCCATCAGCCGCCCACCCATCAGGAGGACCAAAGATGA
- the glgB gene encoding 1,4-alpha-glucan branching protein GlgB, whose protein sequence is MSQSASPSAFPLPLEHGFLQKLAGADLVRPDHLLGAHPVTQEGAAGVRFAVWAPQAQAIHVVGDFNGWQETHPLERLDYGYWGAFVPGAQAGQLYKFRIQGADGRTVDRIDPYARAFEAPPATASVIWTDEYEWQDTEWMEGRSARQNEPVSIYEVHVGSWRYGEDGQPLPYRELARQLADYVQDMGFTHVELMGAMAHPFYGSWGYQVTGYYAPAARQGTPEDFKFLVDYLHGRGIGVILDWVPGHFPTDDHALAHYDGAPLYEYADPRKGFHYDWNTHIFDYGRNEVVMFLIGSALKWLQDFHIDGLRVDAVASMLYLDFSRTEWVPNIHGGRENLEAIAFLKRLNEVVHHMAPGCMMVAEESTAFPGVTHPAPHGLGFDYKWAMGWMNDSLAYLEQDPLYRQYDHHKITFFNVYRSTEHFVLALSHDEVVHGKKPLVLKAPGDWEQQRAGLRAFYAYMWTTPGKKLLFMGQEFAHSQEWNHDVALPWEKSGWPDHAGMAELVRELNRLYVERPDWYASDMQPAGQQWLNGDDAENSVYVYRRLDEGTGRSSVVVLNMTPVYRENYHLPVPQAGQYRYVLNTDEGRFGGWSHEVGDPQAWEEPLLGQPARLSLNLPPLSALVLELDHGEQD, encoded by the coding sequence ATGTCGCAATCTGCCTCTCCCTCTGCCTTTCCGCTGCCACTGGAGCATGGTTTTCTCCAGAAGCTGGCCGGCGCCGACCTGGTGCGGCCGGACCACCTGCTCGGCGCCCACCCGGTTACCCAGGAGGGCGCAGCCGGGGTACGTTTCGCTGTCTGGGCGCCGCAGGCCCAGGCCATCCACGTGGTGGGTGACTTCAACGGCTGGCAGGAAACCCACCCCCTGGAGCGGCTGGACTATGGCTACTGGGGTGCGTTCGTGCCGGGAGCGCAGGCCGGGCAGCTGTACAAGTTCCGTATTCAGGGAGCCGATGGCCGCACCGTGGACCGGATTGACCCCTACGCCCGCGCCTTTGAGGCCCCGCCCGCCACAGCCAGCGTCATCTGGACCGACGAGTACGAGTGGCAGGATACGGAATGGATGGAGGGACGCAGCGCCCGCCAGAACGAGCCGGTCAGCATCTACGAGGTGCATGTGGGGTCGTGGCGCTACGGCGAGGACGGCCAGCCGCTGCCCTACCGTGAGCTGGCGCGGCAGCTGGCCGACTACGTGCAGGACATGGGCTTTACCCATGTGGAACTGATGGGCGCAATGGCGCACCCCTTCTACGGGTCGTGGGGCTATCAGGTGACCGGCTACTATGCCCCGGCAGCGCGGCAGGGCACCCCGGAGGATTTCAAGTTTCTGGTGGACTACCTGCACGGGCGCGGCATTGGCGTGATTCTGGACTGGGTGCCGGGCCATTTCCCCACCGACGACCACGCCCTGGCCCACTACGACGGCGCGCCTCTGTACGAGTACGCCGACCCCCGCAAGGGCTTTCACTACGACTGGAACACCCACATCTTCGACTATGGCCGCAACGAAGTGGTGATGTTCCTGATCGGCTCGGCGCTGAAGTGGCTGCAGGACTTCCACATCGACGGCCTGCGGGTAGACGCTGTGGCCTCCATGCTGTATCTGGACTTCTCGCGCACCGAGTGGGTGCCCAATATTCACGGCGGGCGTGAGAACCTGGAAGCCATCGCTTTTCTCAAGCGGCTGAACGAGGTGGTTCACCACATGGCTCCCGGCTGCATGATGGTGGCCGAGGAAAGCACCGCCTTTCCGGGCGTGACTCATCCGGCGCCACACGGTCTGGGCTTCGACTACAAATGGGCGATGGGCTGGATGAACGATTCGCTGGCCTATCTGGAGCAGGACCCTCTCTACCGCCAGTACGACCACCACAAAATCACCTTTTTCAACGTGTACCGCAGCACCGAGCATTTCGTGCTGGCGCTCAGCCACGACGAGGTGGTCCACGGCAAGAAGCCGCTGGTGCTCAAGGCCCCCGGTGACTGGGAGCAGCAGCGGGCTGGCCTGCGGGCATTCTACGCCTACATGTGGACCACGCCCGGCAAGAAACTGCTGTTCATGGGCCAGGAGTTCGCTCACTCGCAGGAGTGGAACCACGACGTGGCCCTGCCCTGGGAAAAGAGCGGCTGGCCCGACCACGCCGGCATGGCCGAACTGGTGCGTGAACTGAACCGCCTGTACGTTGAGCGCCCCGACTGGTACGCGTCGGACATGCAGCCGGCGGGCCAGCAGTGGCTGAATGGCGACGACGCCGAAAACAGCGTGTACGTGTACCGGCGACTGGACGAGGGCACGGGCCGCTCCAGCGTCGTGGTGCTGAACATGACTCCGGTTTACCGTGAGAACTATCACCTGCCGGTGCCGCAAGCCGGGCAGTACCGCTATGTCCTGAACACCGACGAGGGCCGCTTTGGAGGATGGAGTCACGAGGTAGGCGACCCCCAAGCCTGGGAAGAACCGCTGCTGGGGCAACCGGCGCGGCTGTCGCTGAACCTGCCTCCGCTCAGCGCCCTGGTGCTGGAACTGGACCATGGCGAACAGGACTGA
- a CDS encoding cob(I)yrinic acid a,c-diamide adenosyltransferase: MKLYTKTGDRGETGLYGTDRVSKAHPRVEAYGTVDELNSVLGVVRAALQAGAEDSSDLDRDLEYLQNALFDLGADLATRPDSRYQAKLVRIDAEDAQTLEAMIDRYQEEAPPFTGFVHPGGTLAAAQLQVARAVARRAEREVIRLGKEEDYNAAVQIYLNRLSDLLFIMARAVNSRAGVSEEGWLVGGRR, encoded by the coding sequence ATGAAACTGTATACCAAGACCGGCGACAGGGGCGAAACCGGCCTGTACGGCACCGACCGGGTCAGCAAGGCCCATCCCCGGGTGGAAGCCTACGGCACCGTAGACGAGCTGAACAGTGTACTGGGCGTGGTGCGGGCGGCCCTACAGGCCGGCGCTGAAGACAGCAGCGACCTGGACCGTGACCTGGAGTACCTGCAAAATGCCCTGTTCGACCTGGGCGCTGACCTGGCGACCCGCCCGGATAGCCGCTATCAGGCCAAGCTGGTGCGGATAGACGCCGAGGACGCGCAGACGCTGGAGGCCATGATTGACCGGTATCAGGAGGAAGCTCCGCCCTTTACCGGCTTCGTGCATCCTGGTGGGACGCTGGCGGCGGCCCAGCTGCAAGTGGCCCGCGCCGTGGCCCGCCGCGCCGAGCGCGAAGTGATTCGCCTGGGCAAGGAAGAGGACTACAACGCCGCCGTGCAGATTTACCTCAACCGGCTGTCGGACCTGCTGTTTATCATGGCGCGGGCGGTCAACAGCCGCGCCGGAGTGTCCGAAGAAGGCTGGCTGGTGGGCGGTCGGCGCTGA
- the wecB gene encoding non-hydrolyzing UDP-N-acetylglucosamine 2-epimerase produces MTPRIVLAFGTRPEATKMAPVYRALQRRGDLQALILSTGQQREMLDSAMSVFGLRADLDLEVMTDRQTLAGLTGKIVPQAGEKLRELGADMVLVHGDTSTSFCVALSAFYEGIPVGHVEAGLRSGDLGAPFPEEANRCLTGVLSALDFAPTAASRANLLREGKAPGGIFVTGQTAVDAVREVAGRLPLRPEWQALRAAGQRLVTVTMHRRENLPHMREMARALATLAAEHPEHTFIYPVHLNPAVQEAVRPALEGQPNFVLTEPLDYAEMAPLMAASDLLLTDSGGLQEEGAALGVPVAVLRDVTERPEGLEAGVLRLAGTDPAHILALGRELLAGGPALEAMRRAANPYGDGQAAGRIAQAVAWHFGLAERPEDWQL; encoded by the coding sequence ATGACCCCCCGTATCGTGCTGGCCTTCGGCACCCGCCCTGAAGCGACCAAAATGGCCCCGGTGTACCGCGCCCTGCAGCGGCGCGGCGACCTGCAGGCGCTGATTCTCTCCACCGGGCAGCAGCGCGAGATGCTAGACAGCGCCATGAGCGTGTTCGGCCTGCGCGCCGACCTGGACCTGGAAGTGATGACCGACCGACAGACCCTGGCCGGGCTGACCGGCAAAATCGTGCCGCAGGCCGGCGAAAAGCTGCGCGAGCTGGGCGCGGACATGGTCCTGGTTCACGGCGATACCTCGACCAGCTTCTGCGTGGCGCTGAGTGCCTTTTACGAGGGAATTCCGGTGGGTCATGTGGAGGCGGGGCTGCGCTCGGGCGACCTGGGAGCTCCCTTTCCCGAAGAGGCCAACCGCTGCCTGACCGGCGTGCTGTCGGCGCTGGATTTCGCCCCCACAGCGGCCAGCCGCGCCAACCTGCTGCGCGAGGGCAAGGCCCCGGGCGGCATTTTCGTGACTGGGCAGACAGCGGTAGACGCGGTGCGTGAGGTGGCGGGCCGCCTGCCGCTGCGCCCCGAATGGCAGGCGCTCAGGGCGGCGGGGCAGCGGCTGGTCACCGTGACCATGCACCGCCGTGAGAACCTACCGCACATGCGCGAGATGGCGCGGGCGCTGGCGACGCTGGCCGCCGAGCATCCAGAGCACACCTTCATCTACCCGGTTCACCTGAACCCGGCCGTGCAAGAAGCCGTGCGCCCGGCACTGGAAGGGCAGCCCAACTTTGTCCTGACAGAGCCGCTGGACTACGCCGAGATGGCGCCGCTGATGGCTGCCAGCGACCTGCTGCTGACCGATTCTGGGGGGCTTCAGGAAGAGGGCGCGGCGCTGGGTGTGCCGGTGGCCGTGCTGCGTGACGTGACCGAGCGGCCCGAAGGATTGGAAGCCGGTGTCCTGCGCCTGGCCGGCACCGACCCGGCCCACATCCTGGCGCTGGGGCGCGAGCTGCTGGCGGGGGGCCCTGCCCTGGAGGCCATGCGCCGGGCAGCCAATCCCTACGGCGACGGACAGGCGGCCGGACGGATCGCGCAGGCGGTGGCCTGGCACTTCGGGCTGGCTGAACGCCCCGAAGATTGGCAGCTCTAG
- the upp gene encoding uracil phosphoribosyltransferase produces MLTVVEHPLIKHKLSLMRDERTGVKEFRELAGELSLLLAYEAMRDLETVPVQFSTPVQSGEFPMLSGKKLALVAILRAGLVMTEAITDLIPAAKVGHIGMYRDPETLQPVAYYSKLPEDIGSRRVFLTDPMLATGGSAVAAIDKLKEMGAERITLMCILAAPEGIAVIRQAHPDVEIVTAAVDECLNDHGYIVPGLGDAGDRIYGTK; encoded by the coding sequence ATGCTGACTGTCGTAGAGCACCCTCTGATTAAGCACAAACTCTCCCTGATGCGCGACGAGCGCACTGGGGTCAAGGAATTCCGCGAACTGGCCGGCGAACTCAGCCTGTTGCTGGCTTACGAGGCCATGCGTGACCTGGAGACGGTACCGGTTCAGTTCTCCACGCCGGTCCAGAGTGGCGAATTTCCCATGCTCAGCGGCAAGAAGCTGGCACTGGTGGCCATCTTGCGGGCCGGGTTGGTGATGACTGAGGCCATCACCGACCTGATTCCGGCGGCCAAGGTGGGCCACATCGGCATGTACCGCGACCCCGAAACCTTGCAGCCGGTCGCCTACTATTCCAAGCTGCCCGAGGACATCGGCAGCCGCCGCGTGTTTCTGACCGACCCGATGCTGGCGACTGGCGGCAGCGCCGTGGCGGCCATCGACAAACTCAAGGAGATGGGTGCTGAGCGCATCACCCTGATGTGCATCCTGGCGGCGCCTGAGGGTATTGCCGTGATTAGGCAGGCACACCCCGACGTGGAAATCGTGACGGCTGCCGTGGACGAGTGCCTGAACGATCACGGCTACATCGTGCCCGGCCTGGGGGATGCGGGCGACCGAATCTACGGCACCAAGTAG